The Methanofervidicoccus sp. A16 genome has a segment encoding these proteins:
- a CDS encoding endonuclease III domain-containing protein has protein sequence MDLMAIYNRLLSYFGPQGWWPAETSYEVVVGAILTQNTSWRNVERAIDNLKRYNLLDERKILEMPLERLKDLIRPAGFYNIKSRRLKSTTEYIVNNYGSTEELKRCDKDLHRLREELLSLKGIGKETADTILLYSLDRPIFVVDNYTRRIFSRYGMIDKNMDYDKIRIFFEDNIPRNVEFYKEYHALIVQLGKTLCKKRRPRCMDCPLFKECRRLIESL, from the coding sequence ATGGATCTTATGGCTATCTACAATAGACTCCTCTCCTATTTTGGACCTCAAGGTTGGTGGCCTGCTGAAACTTCCTACGAGGTTGTAGTTGGAGCCATACTAACTCAAAATACCTCCTGGAGAAATGTAGAGAGGGCCATAGATAACCTTAAGAGGTACAACTTACTAGACGAAAGGAAAATACTAGAAATGCCCCTGGAGAGATTAAAGGATCTTATCAGACCTGCAGGGTTCTATAATATAAAGAGTAGGAGACTAAAGAGTACCACAGAGTATATAGTTAATAACTACGGCAGTACAGAGGAGTTAAAAAGATGCGATAAGGATCTCCATAGATTAAGGGAAGAACTTCTCTCCCTTAAAGGAATAGGTAAGGAAACTGCAGATACTATACTCCTTTATAGTCTAGATAGGCCTATATTTGTAGTAGATAACTATACAAGGAGGATATTTAGCAGATATGGAATGATAGATAAAAACATGGATTACGATAAAATACGTATATTTTTTGAAGATAATATTCCGAGAAATGTAGAATTCTATAAGGAATATCATGCTCTTATAGTACAGTTGGGAAAGACTCTGTGTAAAAAGAGACGTCCTCGATGTATGGATTGCCCGTTATTTAAGGAGTGTAGGAGGTTAATTGAATCTTTATAA
- the pth2 gene encoding peptidyl-tRNA hydrolase Pth2 yields the protein MYKQVIVVRTDLNMGKGKIASQACHASIEAFIKAQKECPEVVEKWLREGQKKVVVKVNSEKELMEVFREACLEGLPCSLIRDAGRTQLTPGTCTAVAIGPEREERIDKITGRLKLL from the coding sequence ATGTACAAGCAGGTTATCGTTGTCAGAACAGATCTAAACATGGGTAAAGGAAAGATAGCATCTCAGGCATGCCATGCGTCCATCGAAGCATTTATAAAGGCCCAGAAGGAATGTCCAGAGGTTGTGGAAAAGTGGTTAAGGGAGGGACAGAAAAAGGTTGTAGTCAAAGTAAATTCTGAGAAAGAACTTATGGAGGTATTCCGGGAGGCCTGTTTAGAGGGACTGCCCTGTAGTTTAATAAGAGATGCTGGAAGAACCCAACTGACACCTGGAACATGTACCGCAGTAGCCATTGGCCCAGAGAGGGAGGAAAGGATAGATAAAATAACTGGGAGGTTGAAACTACTGTAG